One Papaver somniferum cultivar HN1 chromosome 10, ASM357369v1, whole genome shotgun sequence genomic window carries:
- the LOC113316500 gene encoding probable LRR receptor-like serine/threonine-protein kinase At1g51810, with protein MNSLLLNLLLPLLFSHFSCFLVFVPASAKVFVSIDCGSSSLKPHTNDNSIVWVGDDPYIQNGETHKVMIEPPNVKAWDSHVMSTLRAFPTRKKNCYSIDIEDKDEDATNTTVERVLVRASFYYGNYDDKSTPPTFNLQFNGNSWSQIVTHQDNIIYTEMVYSLTKGNSISICLAQTQPDNIPFISALEVRSLHPNAYRYVDSNKPLFFFERFAFGANTTIRYSGDYYDRIWSPVHNIRVQSNLPYRHVNIDDNPLEALRTSLTQLREVKFDPSAPSVAAKTNFTNYDYPPESLRRAHLSGNLVYTGISDSKIPIHYNAYFGELNTLDSTEKRSFNILVNNKLDTTIRPNGPVDPPSGYLHVVYIRNVTSFAINSSYSIALEPTSDSTLPPMINALEGFTIGDKLVQGTNSDDVYSLRILQESFVQLHDWNGDPCLPSPYTWDWVACNSDADSPRVTALYLNDLGLEGILPDFGSLDALEIIDLHNNNLMQEIPDFLGLLPKLKVL; from the exons ATGAACTCCTTACTTCTCAATCTTCTCCTTCCTTTACTCTTTTCACATTTCTCATGTTTTCTTGTCTTTGTCCCTGCATCTGCAAAGG TATTTGTGAGCATAGATTGTGGTTCATCTTCATTGAAACCTCATACCAATGATAATTCAATCGTATGGGTCGGGGACGACCCTTACATACAAAATGGAGAAACTCATAAAGTCATGATCGAACCACCAAATGTTAAGGCTTGGGATTCTCATGTTATGAGCACTCTTAGAGCATTCCCAACTCGTAAAAAGAACTGCTACTCCATAGACATTGAAGATAAAGACGAAGATGCTACTAATACTACGGTTGAACGTGTCCTTGTTCGAGCTAGTTTCTATTACGGTAACTATGATGATAAGTCGACTCCTCCAACTTTCAATCTTCAATTCAATGGTAACAGTTGGTCACAAATTGTAACACACCAGGACAACATCATATATACAGAAATGGTATATTCATTGACCAAGGGAAACAGTATAAGCATATGTCTTGCCCAAACGCAACCAGATAACATTCCGTTTATATCGGCTCTAGAAGTAAGAAGTTTGCATCCAAATGCTTACCGTTATGTCGATTCAAACAAACCATTATTTTTCTTTGAAAGATTTGCTTTTGGTGCCAACACAACTATAAG GTACTCTGGTGATTACTATGATCGAATTTGGTCCCCAGTTCATAATATCAGGGTTCAAAGCAACTTGCCATATCGACACGTCAACATTGACGATAACCCTCTTGAGGCTCTAAGAACATCACTCACACAATTGCGGGAGGTTAAATTTGACCCGTCAGCCCCATCGGTCGCCGCTAAAACCAACTTCACCAATTACGATTATCCTCCTGAGAGCCTACGTAGGGCGCATTTGTCTGGAAATCTGGTTTATACTGGAATTTCAGATTCTAAAATTCCTATCCATTACAATGCATATTTTGGAGAACTGAATACACTTGATTCTACGGAGAAACGATCATTTAATATATTAGTGAACAACAAACTCGACACTACTATTAGGCCTAACGGTCCAGTGGATCCACCTAGTGGATACCTACATGTGGTCTATATTCGCAATGTTACTTCTTTCGCCATCAACTCTTCATATTCTATTGCTCTTGAGCCGACAAGTGACtcaactcttcctccaatgatcaATGCTCTTGAAGGATTTACCATCGGTGATAAGTTAGTTCAAGGAACCAATTCAGATGATG TGTATTCGTTGAGAATACTGCAAGAGAGTTTCGTTCAACTTCACGATTGGAATGGCGATCCTTGTTTACCTTCACCATACACCTGGGATTGGGTTGCATGTAATTCTGATGCCGATTCTCCTCGCGTTACAGCACT
- the LOC113316503 gene encoding uncharacterized protein At1g24485-like, translated as MNSQLLNLLLLLLFSHFSCFLVFVPASAKVFLSIDFGSSSSKPHTDDNSIVWVGEDPYIQNGETHKVMIDPPNVKAWDSHVMSTLRAFPTRKKNWYSIDIEDKAEDAAKTTAERVLVRANFYYGNYDDKSTPPKFNLQFNGNSWSEIVTHQDNFICAEMVYSHIKGNNISMCLAQTQPDKIPFISSLEVRSLPPNAYRYVDSNYPLFFFERFSFDANTTIRYSGVFYSRIWAPVQNIRVQSNSPYRHVNIDDNPLEALRTTLAQLQEVKLDPSIPSTSANHNLTNDDFSPEKALQKAHLSGNLVYTGISDP; from the exons ATGAACTCCCAACTTCTTAATCTTCTTCTGCTTTTACTTTTTTCACATTTCTCGTGTTTTCTTGTCTTTGTTCCTGCATCTGCAAAGG TGTTTTTGAGCATAGATTTTGGTTCATCTTCATCGAAACCTCATACTGATGATAATTCAATCGTATGGGTCGGGGAGGATCCTTACATACAAAATGGGGAAACTCATAAAGTCATGATCGATCCACCAAACGTAAAGGCCTGGGATTCTCATGTTATGAGTACTCTAAGAGCATTCCCAACACGTAAAAAGAACTGGTATTCGATAGACATTGAAGATAAAGCCGAAGATGCTGCTAAGACTACGGCTGAACGCGTCCTTGTTCGAGCTAATTTCTATTACGGTAACTATGACGATAAGTCGACTCCTCCGAAGTTCAATCTTCAGTTCAATGGGAACAGTTGGTCAGAAATCGTAACACACCAGGACAATTTCATATGTGCAGAAATGGTATATTCACATATCAAGGGAAACAATATAAGCATGTGTCTTGCCCAAACGCAACCAGATAAGATTCCGTTTATATCGTCTCTTGAAGTAAGAAGTTTGCCTCCAAATGCTTACCGTTATGTCGATTCAAACTATCCATTGTTTTTCTTTGAAAGATTTTCTTTTGATGCCAACACAACTATAAG GTATTCCGGAGTTTTTTATAGTCGAATTTGGGCCCCAGTTCAGAATATCAGGGTTCAAAGCAACTCGCCATATCGACATGTCAACATTGACGATAACCCTCTTGAGGCTTTAAGAACAACACTCGCACAATTGCAAGAGGTTAAACTTGATCCTTCAATTCCGTCTACTTCTGCTAATCACAATCTCACCAATGACGATTTTTctcctgagaaagctctacaaaaGGCACATTTGTCTGGAAATCTTGTTTATACTGGAATTTCAGATCCTTAA